One window of Merismopedia glauca CCAP 1448/3 genomic DNA carries:
- a CDS encoding group II intron reverse transcriptase: protein MQSACSVPTISDRAYQCLLKYALEPAAEAEFNAHSYGFRPGRSCHDVQQGIFNQLKANAKGIHKRILELDIEKCFDKIDHKFLMQSVQLPRAAKQGLFRAIKAGVRGEFPSSETGTPQGGVISPLLANIVLHGLENVEYELRYKVKNGGTYLDALKGFRYADDVVYILNPEDDENILRERIDQFLATRGLKVKEAKTKVIKSTDGFDYLGWNFCVKPNGKFISTPSQKSVKGIKTKVKEVMKDSRFTLEERIDKCGAVIRGWRNYHRFCDMSQHDLWSLNYWTWKFIRKQGRYDRYQTNRVLKKAFPSVKWAACRFVNVTGTKSPFDGDLAYWSKRENANYDGITAKVLKKQNHRCAHCGLMFYSGDIAELHHKDGNHANWKANNLEVLHRECHLHQTNHGRRCESEKRVNPDLVDVKLGA from the coding sequence GTGCAGTCTGCTTGTAGCGTTCCCACCATCAGCGATAGAGCTTATCAATGCCTTCTCAAATATGCTCTGGAACCAGCAGCCGAAGCCGAATTCAACGCCCATTCTTATGGGTTCAGACCAGGAAGAAGCTGCCACGATGTCCAGCAAGGAATCTTTAATCAACTCAAAGCTAACGCTAAGGGTATACACAAAAGAATCCTCGAACTCGATATTGAAAAGTGTTTTGACAAGATTGACCACAAATTCCTAATGCAATCTGTCCAACTTCCCAGAGCAGCCAAACAAGGACTTTTTCGAGCAATTAAAGCCGGAGTCCGAGGAGAATTCCCGTCCTCAGAAACAGGAACCCCTCAAGGCGGAGTAATCAGCCCATTACTCGCAAATATAGTTCTTCATGGACTAGAAAATGTGGAATATGAATTGAGATACAAAGTTAAAAACGGGGGCACTTATCTAGATGCACTAAAAGGATTCCGTTACGCGGATGACGTTGTGTACATCCTCAATCCTGAAGACGACGAAAACATCCTTAGAGAACGCATTGACCAATTCTTGGCGACAAGAGGGTTAAAAGTAAAAGAAGCTAAAACCAAAGTGATTAAAAGCACTGATGGGTTCGATTATCTTGGGTGGAATTTCTGTGTTAAACCCAATGGTAAATTCATCTCTACACCAAGTCAGAAATCCGTGAAAGGAATTAAGACAAAAGTGAAAGAAGTGATGAAGGATAGTCGATTCACCCTCGAAGAACGCATCGATAAATGTGGCGCGGTGATAAGAGGTTGGAGAAATTACCATCGATTCTGCGATATGAGTCAACACGACCTATGGAGTTTAAACTACTGGACGTGGAAGTTCATTCGCAAACAAGGGAGATACGACCGATACCAAACCAATAGGGTTTTAAAGAAAGCATTTCCATCTGTAAAATGGGCGGCGTGCAGGTTTGTCAACGTCACGGGTACAAAATCCCCGTTCGATGGCGATTTAGCTTACTGGTCAAAGAGAGAAAATGCTAATTACGACGGTATAACGGCTAAAGTCCTGAAGAAACAGAATCACAGGTGTGCCCACTGCGGTCTAATGTTCTATTCGGGTGACATTGCAGAATTACACCATAAAGATGGCAACCATGCCAATTGGAAAGCCAATAATCTGGAAGTTCTGCACCGCGAATGTCATCTACATCAAACCAATCATGGTAGAAGATGTGAGTCCGAAAAACGGGTTAATCCCGATTTAGTAGATGTCAAACTAGGAGCGTAG
- a CDS encoding DUF5372 family protein, translating to MHPLHEQSLSVHRIRQNGKLTQVIFEHPDGGLISVPMSETSLELSPPSLQIAGVTPPFDPKKLLQLTVLVSNFRSTVSTQTEDEEVVHPEIDAKTASNTQNQNCRQPPQPRAIDRTDRSVSRENPRPKSDVVNANEEGN from the coding sequence ATTCACCCTTTGCACGAGCAATCCCTGAGTGTGCATCGGATTCGTCAGAATGGGAAACTGACCCAAGTCATCTTTGAACATCCAGATGGTGGACTCATTTCAGTGCCGATGAGTGAAACCAGCTTAGAACTGTCACCACCATCTCTACAAATTGCAGGTGTAACTCCGCCATTCGACCCCAAAAAATTACTGCAATTAACTGTCTTGGTATCTAATTTCAGATCGACTGTTTCCACACAAACAGAAGATGAAGAGGTAGTTCACCCAGAAATCGATGCCAAAACCGCCTCTAACACCCAAAATCAAAATTGTCGCCAGCCACCCCAACCGAGAGCAATTGATCGGACTGACCGCTCAGTTAGTCGCGAAAATCCTCGACCAAAAAGTGACGTTGTTAATGCCAACGAGGAGGGAAATTGA
- a CDS encoding recombinase family protein → MVERKIGQAHLSRRAVVYLRQSTAHQVESNRESTIRQYALAERARELGWDQSLIQILDGDLGKSGQSTTGRADFHQLMAAVGLGEVGAVLALEASRFSRSQADWHKLIDICALTDTLVIDHDGIYNPNDFNDRVLLGFKGTWSHTELHGMRLRLQGAKLNKAKKGELRCTPPTGYVYDPDGLLVLDPDESVVAAIRLVFEQFQLLRTAFKVMRYFAQNQIPFPRRTWRPGESGTLRWGPTNLSRILAILHNPTYTGTYVYGRRRTTSVIQSGEIASHRTTARPPEEWIVTIRDAHPAYLSWQQYQDNEAQLTRNLGNQIVEGRSGSARVGAALLQGLLICGQCGRRMSPRYHGNGGKRVTYQCDQRRSQDGLHGICWSVPGASIEEAIISHLFAVLTESNLDIQFGSPRPPPTRNAKKC, encoded by the coding sequence ATGGTTGAGCGAAAAATCGGTCAAGCTCATCTATCCCGACGAGCCGTAGTTTATCTCAGGCAGTCTACAGCCCACCAAGTCGAGTCGAATCGTGAAAGTACAATCCGCCAATATGCTCTGGCTGAACGCGCCCGTGAACTAGGTTGGGATCAAAGTCTGATTCAAATACTAGATGGAGATTTAGGCAAAAGTGGTCAAAGCACCACAGGGCGAGCCGATTTTCATCAGCTAATGGCAGCAGTTGGTTTGGGAGAAGTCGGTGCGGTTTTGGCATTAGAAGCCTCCAGATTTTCTCGTTCTCAGGCAGATTGGCATAAACTGATAGATATCTGTGCCCTGACAGATACTCTAGTCATTGACCATGATGGGATTTACAACCCGAATGATTTTAATGACCGAGTGTTGTTAGGCTTCAAAGGCACTTGGAGTCACACCGAACTGCATGGAATGCGTCTACGCTTGCAGGGAGCCAAACTCAATAAAGCCAAAAAAGGGGAACTGCGTTGTACTCCACCGACTGGCTATGTTTACGACCCAGATGGTTTATTAGTACTTGACCCAGATGAAAGTGTAGTCGCCGCCATCCGTTTGGTTTTTGAGCAGTTCCAGTTGTTGAGAACAGCCTTTAAAGTCATGCGCTACTTTGCCCAAAATCAGATTCCTTTCCCCAGAAGGACTTGGCGACCAGGAGAAAGTGGGACACTGAGATGGGGACCAACCAACCTCAGTCGGATTTTAGCCATTTTACACAATCCAACTTATACTGGCACCTATGTCTATGGCAGACGGCGCACGACTTCAGTGATTCAATCGGGAGAAATTGCCAGCCACAGGACTACAGCCAGACCGCCTGAAGAATGGATTGTCACGATTCGGGATGCTCACCCCGCTTACTTGAGTTGGCAGCAATACCAAGATAATGAAGCACAATTGACCCGTAATCTAGGTAACCAAATTGTGGAGGGACGTTCTGGGTCAGCCAGAGTCGGGGCGGCTTTGTTACAGGGGCTACTCATTTGTGGTCAATGTGGACGGCGCATGAGTCCCCGCTATCACGGCAACGGTGGCAAGAGGGTTACTTATCAGTGTGACCAACGTAGAAGTCAAGATGGACTGCACGGCATTTGTTGGAGCGTTCCAGGTGCATCTATTGAAGAGGCGATTATCAGCCATTTGTTCGCTGTCCTCACCGAAAGTAATCTGGACATTCAGTTTGGCTCTCCCCGACCACCACCAACCAGGAACGCAAAGAAATGCTAG